The following coding sequences lie in one Streptomyces venezuelae genomic window:
- a CDS encoding YcnI family protein codes for MKMSRIAAAGTVAASAVLVLSAPAFAHVSVSPEGQAAKGGYATVNFKVPNEQDDASTNKVEVSFPSEHPLASVMTTPVPGWTVKVTKAKLDKPLEIHGEKIDEAVSKVTWTADGKGIQPGTFQKFPVSMGQLPEDADELVFKAVQTYDNKDVVRWIEPQQKGQEEPEHPAPALALTAASDEHGAPADTAKADDKGGKSENASSDSSDSSDTTARVLGIVGIVIGVAGVAFGVLAGRRRATS; via the coding sequence ATGAAGATGTCCCGTATCGCCGCCGCAGGCACCGTCGCCGCCTCCGCCGTTCTCGTGCTCTCGGCGCCCGCGTTCGCGCACGTCAGCGTCTCGCCGGAGGGCCAGGCCGCCAAGGGCGGTTACGCCACGGTCAACTTCAAGGTCCCGAACGAGCAGGACGACGCGTCGACCAACAAGGTCGAGGTCTCCTTCCCGAGCGAGCACCCGCTCGCCTCCGTCATGACGACGCCCGTCCCCGGCTGGACCGTGAAGGTCACCAAGGCCAAGCTCGACAAGCCGCTGGAGATCCACGGCGAGAAGATCGACGAGGCCGTCTCCAAGGTCACCTGGACCGCCGACGGCAAGGGCATCCAGCCGGGCACCTTCCAGAAGTTCCCGGTCTCCATGGGTCAGCTCCCCGAGGACGCCGACGAACTCGTCTTCAAGGCCGTCCAGACGTACGACAACAAGGACGTCGTCCGCTGGATCGAGCCGCAGCAGAAGGGCCAGGAGGAGCCGGAGCACCCGGCGCCCGCCCTCGCGCTGACCGCCGCTTCCGACGAGCACGGCGCCCCCGCCGACACCGCCAAGGCGGACGACAAGGGCGGCAAGTCGGAGAACGCGTCGTCGGACTCCTCCGACAGCAGTGACACCACCGCGCGCGTGCTCGGCATCGTCGGCATCGTCATCGGTGTCGCGGGCGTCGCGTTCGGCGTGCTCGCGGGCCGTCGCCGCGCCACGAGCTGA
- a CDS encoding SCO family protein: protein MRTKSTNKKLAAAALLAVAALTLTACGGGDDKKPVAEVSAETDSGKAATVLDKPYKKPNLVLTDTHGKKYDLREETKGKPTLIYFGYTHCPDVCPLTMNNIAVAKKALPKADQDKLKVVFVTTDPERDTPAELGKWLKGVDADFVGLTGDFATIQAGARQLAISIEPSKKDKNGKIVSMHGTQVLAFSPKNDAGYVLYGEDATAGDYTKDLPKLLKGQTP from the coding sequence ATGCGCACCAAGAGCACGAACAAGAAGCTCGCCGCCGCTGCCCTGCTGGCCGTGGCCGCCCTCACCCTGACCGCCTGCGGCGGCGGTGACGACAAGAAGCCGGTCGCCGAGGTCTCCGCGGAGACCGACTCCGGCAAGGCCGCCACGGTCCTGGACAAGCCGTACAAGAAGCCGAACCTCGTCCTCACCGACACGCACGGCAAGAAGTACGACCTGCGCGAGGAGACGAAGGGCAAGCCGACGCTGATCTACTTCGGCTACACGCACTGCCCCGACGTCTGCCCGCTGACGATGAACAACATCGCGGTCGCCAAGAAGGCGCTGCCCAAGGCCGACCAGGACAAGCTCAAGGTCGTCTTCGTCACCACCGACCCCGAGCGCGACACCCCCGCCGAGCTCGGCAAGTGGCTCAAGGGCGTGGACGCCGACTTCGTCGGTCTGACGGGCGACTTCGCCACCATCCAGGCCGGCGCACGCCAGCTCGCCATCAGCATCGAGCCGTCCAAGAAGGACAAGAACGGCAAGATCGTCTCGATGCACGGCACGCAGGTCCTCGCGTTCTCGCCGAAGAACGACGCGGGATACGTCCTCTACGGAGAGGACGCCACCGCCGGCGACTACACCAAGGACCTCCCCAAGCTCCTCAAGGGACAGACCCCGTGA